The proteins below are encoded in one region of Candidatus Alcyoniella australis:
- the murJ gene encoding murein biosynthesis integral membrane protein MurJ: protein MTEAGDQRTFRSIAAVFIMMGLCKVFGLLRDVLIAKYFGASANTDAYMAAHLVPVQLASALGTALALSLIPVYLSLPKDDRRSLVDSLFNRTALVLLLLSTLGVLFPGAAIKVLAPGFDAATSQIAGRFFRLIAMVFAFISLSGMLGGVMNARRRFALPAAGPGILNLSIIAAVLLLSRKMGINSVALGILIGGLAQLAIYGLYLRLIGHRHDFRVLRPHPASRQVFKLFGPIFVGLALGQLSLLVNNALASTLDEGSITVMGYAFKMLTLVIGLFLPISTVLFPELSRSVAAQDDAATQRHVNRGLRLIVFLALPSTVALIVLGQPIVNVLFRHGEFDADAARATAWALYAFAPGLIGIVASEFLARAFYSLKDARTPMLISASTLALNIVLNLILIKVLPAPYRYLGLAAGTSASILVNVSVMMLVLRARISGLSFRPFILGAAVTLVLALTMGACCWATFRLVGSRTYEVVALGASIVVGIGSYAALTLGTRRTEALKILAQLRLLAQRRR, encoded by the coding sequence ATGACCGAGGCTGGCGACCAGCGCACATTCCGCAGCATTGCTGCCGTTTTCATCATGATGGGCCTGTGTAAGGTCTTTGGCCTGCTGCGCGACGTGCTGATCGCCAAATACTTCGGCGCCTCGGCCAACACCGACGCCTACATGGCCGCGCACCTGGTCCCGGTGCAGCTCGCCAGCGCCCTGGGAACGGCCCTGGCGCTGTCGCTGATCCCGGTCTACCTCTCGCTGCCCAAGGACGATCGACGCTCGTTGGTCGATTCGCTGTTCAACCGAACGGCGCTGGTGCTGCTGTTGCTCTCGACTCTGGGCGTGCTGTTCCCCGGCGCTGCGATCAAGGTGCTTGCGCCGGGTTTCGACGCCGCGACCTCGCAGATTGCAGGCCGCTTTTTCCGCCTGATAGCAATGGTTTTCGCCTTTATCTCGCTATCGGGGATGCTCGGCGGCGTAATGAACGCGCGGCGGCGCTTTGCTCTCCCCGCGGCCGGACCGGGAATCCTCAACCTCTCGATCATCGCCGCGGTGTTGCTGCTCTCGCGCAAGATGGGCATCAACAGCGTGGCCCTGGGAATCTTAATCGGCGGGCTGGCCCAACTGGCGATCTACGGACTCTACCTACGCTTGATCGGCCACCGTCACGACTTCAGGGTACTGCGCCCTCACCCGGCCTCGCGCCAGGTGTTCAAGCTCTTCGGACCGATCTTCGTCGGCCTGGCCCTGGGGCAACTGAGCCTGCTGGTCAACAACGCCCTGGCCTCGACCCTCGACGAGGGAAGCATCACGGTCATGGGCTACGCCTTTAAGATGCTGACCCTGGTGATCGGGCTGTTCCTGCCGATCTCGACGGTGCTCTTCCCCGAGCTCTCGCGCTCCGTGGCAGCCCAGGACGATGCCGCCACCCAGCGCCACGTCAACCGCGGACTGCGGCTGATCGTGTTCCTGGCACTGCCCTCGACCGTAGCGCTGATCGTGCTGGGCCAGCCGATCGTCAACGTGCTGTTCCGCCACGGCGAGTTCGACGCGGACGCGGCGCGGGCAACTGCCTGGGCGCTGTACGCCTTCGCTCCGGGGCTGATCGGCATCGTAGCCAGCGAATTCCTGGCACGGGCGTTCTACTCGCTCAAGGACGCCCGCACGCCGATGTTGATCAGCGCCTCGACCCTGGCGCTGAACATCGTGCTCAACCTGATCCTGATCAAGGTGCTGCCCGCGCCCTACCGCTACCTGGGTCTGGCCGCCGGCACCTCGGCCTCGATCCTGGTCAACGTCAGTGTAATGATGCTGGTGCTGCGGGCCCGGATCAGCGGGCTGAGCTTCAGGCCGTTCATCTTGGGAGCGGCCGTGACCCTGGTGTTGGCGCTGACCATGGGCGCTTGCTGCTGGGCCACGTTCCGGCTGGTCGGATCACGCACCTACGAGGTCGTGGCCCTTGGCGCGTCGATTGTCGTGGGAATCGGAAGCTACGCCGCGTTGACATTGGGCACCCGGCGCACCGAGGCGCTGAAGATCCTGGCCCAGCTGCGGCTGCTGGCTCAACGCAGGCGCTGA
- a CDS encoding PilZ domain-containing protein, giving the protein MNDRSKRSQERVSRRLKVFYGLDKPQHLGFVKNLSRSGVAITGRKVFNPNVRVVVQIENDDEKIEIHGVVRWRSGSMATSMAQGEMGVMFLEKNERYNALLHSLIQEIGEHREEPRIDKVLKVMFDTPAPLIEQYAHNISKGGLFVVSDEPLDKDSTIVLKMYVLDIMEVVTVECRVVRTVYREEARQRGVKSGMGLQFIKFHGDSERYFYDYIERLKVSRKLV; this is encoded by the coding sequence GTGAACGACCGAAGCAAGCGTAGCCAGGAGCGTGTTTCGCGCAGGCTCAAGGTATTCTACGGGCTGGACAAACCACAACACCTGGGCTTCGTCAAAAACCTCTCGCGCTCGGGCGTGGCGATCACCGGCCGCAAGGTCTTCAATCCCAACGTGCGCGTGGTGGTGCAGATCGAAAACGACGACGAGAAGATCGAGATCCACGGTGTAGTGCGCTGGCGTAGCGGTTCGATGGCCACCAGCATGGCCCAGGGCGAGATGGGCGTGATGTTTCTCGAGAAAAACGAGCGCTACAACGCCCTGCTGCACTCGCTGATCCAAGAGATCGGCGAGCATCGCGAAGAGCCGCGCATCGACAAGGTGCTCAAGGTGATGTTCGACACTCCGGCCCCGCTGATCGAGCAGTACGCGCACAACATCAGCAAGGGCGGCCTATTCGTGGTCAGCGACGAGCCGCTGGATAAAGACTCCACGATCGTGCTCAAGATGTACGTGCTGGACATCATGGAAGTGGTCACCGTCGAGTGCCGCGTGGTGCGCACGGTCTATCGCGAGGAGGCCCGGCAGCGCGGGGTCAAGTCCGGCATGGGCTTGCAGTTCATCAAGTTCCACGGCGATTCCGAGCGCTATTTCTACGACTACATCGAACGACTCAAAGTCAGCCGCAAGTTGGTCTGA
- a CDS encoding glycosyltransferase family 2 protein, whose product MIDISVVIPFYNESDSLPELIDRLLAVLDALDRKFEILLIDDGSSDNGFQIVRQRRELRPEVRGIRLRSNFGKAAALAAGFSESTGAIVITMDADLQDDPKEIPRFLDELDKDFDLVSGWKQVRHDPLEKRLPSKLFNAMTCKLTGVKLHDFNCGFKAYRREVLTEISLYGDLHRFIPALAAGRGFRVGEIAVEHHARQHGKSKYGIERYTRGFLDLLTVLTLTRFSRRPAHLFGGGGVLLSAAGLLINFYMTVLWVVGERPIGNRPLFFLGILLLIVGVQFISLGLLAEIITRSLARDEHPYSIAERIE is encoded by the coding sequence ATGATCGATATCTCGGTAGTCATTCCGTTTTATAACGAATCCGACAGCCTGCCCGAGCTGATCGACAGGCTGCTGGCCGTGCTCGACGCTCTGGACCGTAAGTTCGAGATCCTGCTGATCGACGACGGCTCGAGCGACAACGGATTCCAGATCGTGCGCCAACGCCGCGAGCTGCGACCCGAGGTCCGCGGAATCCGGCTGCGCAGCAATTTCGGCAAGGCCGCGGCCCTGGCCGCGGGGTTTTCCGAAAGCACGGGAGCGATCGTGATCACCATGGACGCCGACCTGCAGGACGATCCCAAAGAGATCCCGCGCTTTCTCGACGAGCTGGACAAGGACTTCGACCTGGTCTCGGGCTGGAAGCAGGTGCGCCACGATCCACTCGAGAAACGGCTGCCCAGCAAGCTGTTCAACGCGATGACCTGCAAACTCACCGGCGTTAAGCTCCACGACTTCAACTGCGGGTTCAAGGCCTACCGCCGCGAGGTGCTCACCGAGATCTCGCTTTACGGCGATCTGCACCGCTTCATCCCGGCGCTGGCAGCGGGCCGCGGCTTCCGCGTGGGCGAGATCGCGGTGGAACATCACGCGCGGCAGCACGGCAAAAGCAAATATGGGATCGAGCGCTACACACGTGGATTCCTCGATCTGCTGACCGTGCTGACCCTGACCCGTTTTTCGCGCCGTCCGGCGCACCTTTTCGGCGGCGGCGGCGTGCTGCTCTCCGCAGCCGGACTGCTGATCAACTTCTACATGACAGTGCTGTGGGTCGTCGGCGAGCGTCCGATCGGCAACCGACCGTTGTTCTTCCTGGGAATCCTGCTGTTGATCGTGGGGGTTCAGTTCATCTCCCTGGGATTGCTGGCCGAGATCATCACCCGCAGTCTGGCCCGCGATGAACACCCGTACTCGATAGCCGAGCGGATCGAATAA